A part of Capsicum annuum cultivar UCD-10X-F1 chromosome 6, UCD10Xv1.1, whole genome shotgun sequence genomic DNA contains:
- the LOC107875240 gene encoding 60S ribosomal protein L27, with amino-acid sequence MVKFLKPNKAVILLQGKYAGRKAVIIRAFDEGTRDRPYGHCLVAGISKYPKKVIRKDSAKKQAKKSRVKAFIKLVNYTHIMPTRYTLDVDLKDAVNVDVLSTRDKKVTAAKETKARFEERFKTGKNRWFFTKLRF; translated from the coding sequence ATGGTGAAGTTCTTGAAGCCAAACAAAGCAGTGATCCTTCTTCAAGGTAAATACGCCGGTAGGAAGGCGGTAATCATCCGTGCATTTGATGAAGGAACAAGGGACAGGCCATACGGTCATTGTTTGGTTGCAGGTATTTCCAAGTACCCGAAGAAGGTGATTCGCAAGGATTCAGCAAAGAAGCAGGCGAAGAAGTCTCGGGTTAAGGCGTTTATCAAGCTGGTGAATTACACTCACATCATGCCTACTCGCTACACTCTCGATGTAGATCTGAAGGATGCTGTCAATGTTGATGTGCTTTCGACTAGGGATAAGAAGGTTACTGCTGCGAAGGAGACTAAGGCTAGGTTTGAGGAGAGGTTCAAGACCGGGAAAAACCGGTGGTTCTTTACCAAGCTTAGGTTCTGA